From a region of the Hymenobacter jejuensis genome:
- a CDS encoding pseudouridine synthase, which produces MRYILVNKPYEVLTQFTDENGRTTLKEFVPVPGVYPVGRLDYDSEGLVLLTDDKPLQNRLSEPRFKVPKTYWVQVEGEPTEEALATLRRGVDMKSSFTAPAEAKIIPEPAELWERSKPIRFRANIPTSWLEITISQGMNRQVRKMTAAVGFPTLRLVRARIAHLGIEGLAPGKWRELTPEEIKKLKAAFSATKDPAERRVAPKTLKTAAPNAVAPKKPAGSKPKPTGAGRTNKPTRNPGAARNGKRG; this is translated from the coding sequence ATGCGTTACATCCTCGTCAACAAGCCCTACGAAGTACTCACCCAATTCACCGACGAGAATGGGCGGACCACCCTCAAAGAATTTGTGCCGGTGCCGGGTGTGTATCCCGTCGGCCGGCTTGATTACGACAGCGAAGGCCTCGTGCTGCTCACCGACGACAAACCGCTGCAAAACCGCCTTTCGGAGCCGCGCTTCAAGGTGCCCAAAACCTACTGGGTGCAGGTAGAAGGCGAGCCTACCGAAGAAGCGCTGGCTACGCTGCGGCGCGGCGTCGATATGAAAAGCAGCTTTACCGCGCCCGCCGAAGCCAAAATCATCCCCGAGCCCGCCGAGTTGTGGGAGCGCAGCAAACCCATTCGCTTTCGGGCCAATATCCCGACTAGCTGGCTGGAAATCACGATTTCGCAGGGCATGAACCGGCAGGTGCGCAAGATGACCGCGGCCGTGGGCTTCCCAACGCTGCGCCTCGTGCGGGCTCGCATCGCTCACCTTGGCATCGAAGGCCTGGCGCCGGGGAAATGGCGGGAGTTGACACCAGAAGAAATCAAGAAGCTAAAAGCTGCTTTTTCGGCGACCAAAGACCCGGCGGAGCGCCGTGTAGCCCCAAAAACTCTCAAAACGGCCGCCCCAAATGCAGTAGCACCTAAAAAACCCGCTGGCAGCAAACCAAAGCCTACGGGCGCAGGTCGCACAAACAAGCCTACCCGTAACCCCGGCGCAGCCCGCAACGGCAAGCGGGGATGA